One segment of Anopheles stephensi strain Indian chromosome 3, UCI_ANSTEP_V1.0, whole genome shotgun sequence DNA contains the following:
- the LOC118512660 gene encoding uncharacterized protein LOC118512660, whose translation MWSDAMSTLAKMYPKLSAVELSAILMKGAAMSASLERDSGFNSGSSEHEDDLKSLDQSSRDGLISPENSSEDSVPEAKLASSTAITTQASSLVKNKRKSTEPLRVVAETELLAPLKKRKRYDEERQHAEDLLQQQHHHEQDHEELDAATSPVSSCRTATSPFRPWAPSSMTLEGSTVVPLPAPFVPPFPNPADLLVRHPAVTTLHRAVSIKPLEQLQPLALVAKKSASSSSSSKNQSPRPNPRASSRSPQRTPDWKELQEQHGHLHSHAPSGTLFVQPRAPPSLDDTNDSITDHESSIPSGGGHGKSSGGGAGSQTRNYKNMTRERRIEANARERTRVHTISAAYEKLRRAIPAYSNAQKLSKLSILRIACSYILTLSRMAGEDYSEDGSEPSIADCVEMVTKTIQTEGKIRKKKDE comes from the exons ATGTGGTCCGACGCGATGAGCACCTTGGCGAAGATGTATCCAAAGTTAAGTGCAGTCGAACTGTCAGCGATCCTTATGAAAG GAGCCGCCATGTCCGCATCGCTCGAACGAGACTCTGGATTCAACTCGGGCAGTTCGGAGCACGAGGATGATCTGAAGTCGTTGGATCAGAGCTCGCGCGATGGATTGATCAGTCCCGAAAACAGTTCCGAAGACTCGGTCCCCGAAGCAAAGCTTGCATCATCAACCGCAATAACGACGCAGGCTTCCTCGTTGGTTAAGAACAAGCGTAAGAGCACGGAACCGCTGCGTGTGGTGGCGGAGACGGAGCTGTTGGCACCGTTGAAGAAGCGCAAACGGTACGACGAAGAACGGCAGCACGCCGAAGATCTactccagcagcaacaccatcacGAGCAGGATCACGAAGAGCTCGATGCCGCCACCTCACCGGTTTCATCATGCCGCACCGCCACCAGCCCATTTCGTCCCTGGGCGCCTTCATCGATGACACTGGAAGGATCCACTGTGGTTCCCCTTCCAGCACCCTTTGTGCCTCCGTTTCCCAACCCGGCCGATCTGCTTGTGCGTCATCCCGCCGTCACGACATTGCACCGGGCCGTCAGTATCAAACCACTCGAACAGCTGCAACCGTTGGCCCTGGTGGCTAAAAAGAGTGCCTCTTCGTCATCCTCCTCAAAAAATCAATCCCCACGACCAAACCCCCGAGCGTCATCCCGTTCACCACAGCGTACTCCCGACTGGAAGGAGCTGCAGGAGCAACATGGACACCTTCACAGCCATGCACCATCAGGCACTCTATTTGTGCAGCCGCGTGCACCTCCTTCGCTCGATGACACCAACGATTCGATCACGGATCATGAGTCATCGATTCCTTCCGGTGGTGGACATGGCAAGTcttccggtggtggtgccggTTCGCAAACGCGCAACTACAAAAACATGACGCGCGAAAGGCGAATCGAGGCGAATGCACGCGAGCGAACCCGGGTGCACACGATCTCGGCCGCGTACGAGAAGCTCCGGCGAGCTATACCGGCCTACTCGAACGCACAGAAACTCTCGAAGCTGTCGATCCTGCGTATCGCGTGCTCGTACATCCTAACGCTCAGCCGGATGGCGGGAGAAGATTACAGCGAGGACGGTTCCGAGCCATCGATCGCCGACTGTGTCGAGATGGTGACGAAAACGATCCAAACCGAGGGTAAGATACGCAAGAAGAAGGATGAATGA